In Ctenopharyngodon idella isolate HZGC_01 chromosome 1, HZGC01, whole genome shotgun sequence, a single genomic region encodes these proteins:
- the mri1 gene encoding methylthioribose-1-phosphate isomerase: MTLEAIRYRSGSLQILNQLLLPHETVFDEIRSVRDGYEAIKTMKVRGAPAIAIVGCLSLAVELRAGAGGDDLVSFIRDSLCHLTSARPTAVNMGRAARELMEFTENESMEKNTEQLRDSVIGWIEEMLERDVNDNKKIGNYGAQHILSGVPRDSVTILTHCNTGSLATAGYGTALGVVRSLHSLGRLKRLYCTETRPYNQGARLTAYEAVAEGFPATLITDSMAALAMREKGITAVVVGADRVVANGDTANKVGTYQLAIAAKHHGVPFYVAAPSTSCDLSLESGRDIVIEERPPEELTSINGVPVAAPGIDVWNPAFDVTPHQLITGGIITELGVFLPSELQAALTGRLTAL, encoded by the exons ATGACGCTGGAAGCGATCCGGTACCGGTCCGGGTCTCTGCAGATCCTCAACCAGCTGCTGCTGCCGCACGAGACCGTGTTCGACGAGATCCGTTCGGTGCGGGACGGATATGAGGCCATCAAGACCATGAAG GTGCGCGGCGCTCCTGCCATCGCCATCGTGGGGTGCCTGAGCCTGGCGGTGGAGCTGCGGGCGGGCGCTGGGGGTGACGACCTCGTTTCCTTCATCAGGGATTCTCTGTGCCACCTGACTTCCGCGCGACCCACGGCGGTCAACATGGGCCGAGCCGCCCGCGAGCTCATGGAGTTCACCGAGAACGAGAGCAtggagaaaaacacagagcagCTGAGAGACAG CGTGATTGGCTGGATTGAGGAGATGTTGGAGCGAGATGTAAACGACAACAAAAAAATTGGCAACTACGGCGCCCAGCACATCCTGTCTGGAGTCCCGCGAGACTCTGTCACCATCCTCACACACTGCAACACCGGCAGCCTCGCCACAGCAGGATACGGCACAGCTCTCG GAGTGGTACGGTCGCTGCACTCGCTGGGACGCTTGAAGCGTTTGTACTGCACAGAGACGAGGCCCTACAACCAGGGCGCCCGACTGACGGCGTACGAGGCCGTCGCTGAAGGATTCCCGGCCACCCTCATCACAGACAGCATGGCGGCGCTCGCCATGAGGGAGAAAGGCATCACAG CTGTCGTCGTCGGAGCGGACAGGGTTGTTGCAAACGGCGACACAGCGAACAAAGTGGGCACGTATCAGCTGGCCATTGCCGCCAAACATCACGGGGTACCGTTTTACGTGGCGGCGCCCAGCACGTCCTGCGATCTGAGTCTGGAGAGCGGACGAGACATTGTGATTGAGGAACGTCCACCTGAGGAGCTCACCAGCATCAATGGAGTTCCTGTAGCTGCACCTG GGATCGACGTGTGGAACCCGGCGTTTGACGTCACTCCTCACCAGCTGATCACGGGCGGCATCATCACCGAGCTCGGCGTGTTCCTGCCGTCTGAACTGCAGGCCGCTCTGACGGGGAGACTCACTGCTCTGTGA